In the Vicia villosa cultivar HV-30 ecotype Madison, WI unplaced genomic scaffold, Vvil1.0 ctg.002815F_1_1, whole genome shotgun sequence genome, one interval contains:
- the LOC131639872 gene encoding PKS-NRPS hybrid synthetase cheA-like, with protein sequence MDPPLMKCDVNQTCVDTTDVFVTGQKFATREEAISWIKEVGIRNKVTIIISCSDTKTGKRGRSDKLVFGCDKGGKYKKKTDSETQSASKRCGCPFKIRSTPWKDGSGWKIDVKYGVHNHGLPDKFEGHAFVNRLNTNDKQHIVDLTKRHVQPRHILLSLQERDPENVTWITQIYKHKNKIQKEIRGPRTEMQQLFKLVEESGYVYWSRKKDESEVTNKYRQPLFEIVGMTSTKLTFVVAFAYMESEQTNTFYWVLDKLKQLFIKQDDYPQVILTDRDLALMKAIETVFSKTTNLLFRFHINKNVKSKCKEHVVDDMRETVEKMWFELTRTSDEMEYHQRLKQLEDACVDSKGFIDYVNDTWLTPYRHRFVETWINQVLHLGNTTTNRVESAHWKLKQMLENSLGDLCQCWEAMNDNIKIQVDNIRASFQKSFYEVEHAHTSPFYSNLCGSVSRAALRQTVEEWLRIDMVGTDTQKCGCTHRKVYGLPCAYELGRYTLSGDAIPIEAIPIHWRKLSMEGNQDVDADDGSEIDMTNAIGEIWKRWRPLDVVGKKSIKKQSV encoded by the exons ATGGATCCTCCTTTGATGAAATGCGATGTAAATCAAACATGTGTGGATACAACTGATGTTTTTGTAACTGGTCAAAAATTTGCTACAAGAGAAGAGGCGATAAGTTGGATTAAGGAGGTTGGAATCAGGAATAAAGTGACAATTATAATAAGTTGTTCAGATACCAAAACAGGCAAGAGAGGAAGAAGTGATAAATTAGTATTTGGTTGTGATAAAGgtggaaaatacaaaaaaaaaacagatagCGAAACCCAAAGTGCTAGTAAGAGATGTGGCTGTCCTTTCAAAATTAGGTCAACACCATGGAAAGATGGTTCTGGATGGAAGATCGATGTAAAATACGGAGTACACAACCACGGCTTACCTGATAAATTTGAAGGTCATGCTTTCGTAAATCGACTAAATACAAATGATAAGCAACATATTGTTGATTTGACAAAACGCCATGTTCAACCAAGACACATATTATTGTCATTGCAAGAGCGTGACCCGGAAAATGTCACTTGGATCacgcaaatatacaaacataagaATAAGATACAAAAAGAGATAAGGGGTCCCAGAACAGAAATGCAACAATTGTTCAAGTTGGTTGAAGAATCGGGTTATGTTTACTGGAGTAGGAAAAAGGATGAGTCagaagtt acaaacaagtacagGCAACCGTTGTTTGAAATAGTTGGTATGACATCAACTAAATTAACATTTGTTGTTGCATTTGCCTATATGGAATCTGAGCAGACAAATACTTTTTATTGGgtattggataagttgaaacagTTGTTTATCAAGCAGGATGATTATCCTCAAGTAATCTTGACTGATAGAGATCTTGCTTTAATGAAAGCCATTGAAACAGTATTTTCAAAGACAACTAATTTGCTTTTCCGATTTCACATCAACAAAAACGTGAAATCAAAGTGTAAGGAACATGTTGTGGATGATATGCGAGAAACAGTGGAGAAAATGTGGTTTGAACTTACAAGGACTAGTGATGAGATGGAGTACCATCAAAGGTTGAAACAACTTGAGGATGCATGTGTTGACTCCAAAGGTTTTATTGATTATGTGAATGACACATGGTTGACACCGTACAGACATCGATTTGTCGAAACATGGATCAATCAAGTGTTACATTTGGGCAACACCACAACAAATAG ggTGGAGTCTGCACATTGGAAACTTAAGCAAATGTTAGAGAATAGCTTAGGTGATTTATGCCAATGTTGGGAGGCTATGAATGACAATATCAAGATACAAGTGGACAACATTAGAGCTTCATTTCAGAAGAGTTTTTATGAAGTTGAGCATGCACACACTAGTCCTTTTTATTCAAATTTGTGTGGTTCAGTATCAAGAGCTGCATTGAGGCAGACTGTTGAAGAGTGGTTGAGGATTGACATGGTAGGTACAGATACACAAAAGTGCGGATGTACTCATAGAAAAGTATATGGGTTACCATGTGCTTATGAGTTAGGGAGATATACATTGAGTGGTGATGCGATACCAATTGAGGCTATTCCTATTCATTGGAGAAAACTAAGTATGGAAGGAAatcaagatgtagatgcagatgatggatcagaaataGACATGACAAATGCAATCGGTGAAATTTGGAAAAGGTGGAGGCCACTAGATGTTGTCGGCAAAAAGAGTATTAAAAAGCAGAGTGTGTGA